One Lactobacillus sp. CBA3606 DNA segment encodes these proteins:
- a CDS encoding phosphate ABC transporter substrate-binding protein: MKKAVTLGALAVTMTILLAGCGSSSATSTKATSSSSKAKTTKIVATGSTALQPLVEQAGQTFQNAHSNVTINVQGGGSGAGLSQVAKGSVNIGNSDLFAQEQKGLDAKGLVDHKVAVVGMAPVVNKDAGVTNVSKAQLVQIFQGKVTNWKDLGGKDEKITVVNRAQGSGTRATFEKWGLDNAKVATSQEQDSNGTVQKIVSTTPGAISYLAFSYVKTDVEALSIDNVKPTEANVANNKWKIWAYEHMYTKGQPTGELKTFLTYMTSKDVQGSLVKKLGYIPLTSMKVDRGVSGKITTLK, translated from the coding sequence ATGAAAAAAGCAGTGACATTAGGGGCACTAGCCGTAACAATGACCATCTTATTAGCTGGTTGTGGGAGTAGTTCTGCAACTAGCACTAAGGCTACCAGTAGTAGCAGTAAAGCTAAGACTACTAAGATTGTGGCGACTGGTTCAACCGCGTTGCAACCATTAGTTGAACAGGCTGGACAAACATTCCAGAATGCACATTCTAATGTGACGATTAATGTGCAAGGCGGTGGCTCTGGAGCTGGTTTGAGTCAAGTCGCTAAGGGCTCAGTCAATATCGGTAACTCTGATTTATTCGCACAAGAACAAAAGGGATTAGATGCTAAAGGCTTAGTTGATCATAAAGTTGCCGTCGTTGGGATGGCACCAGTTGTCAATAAAGATGCTGGTGTGACTAATGTTTCCAAGGCCCAACTTGTCCAAATCTTCCAAGGTAAAGTGACCAATTGGAAAGATCTTGGTGGTAAGGACGAAAAAATTACCGTGGTTAACCGGGCTCAAGGTAGTGGGACGCGGGCAACTTTCGAAAAATGGGGTCTAGATAACGCTAAAGTTGCGACTAGCCAAGAACAAGATTCGAATGGGACCGTTCAAAAAATTGTTTCGACCACGCCAGGGGCAATTAGTTATTTAGCCTTTTCATATGTTAAGACGGATGTTGAAGCATTATCAATTGATAACGTTAAACCAACTGAAGCGAACGTTGCCAATAACAAGTGGAAGATTTGGGCGTATGAACATATGTATACTAAGGGACAACCAACTGGTGAATTGAAGACTTTCTTAACTTATATGACCTCAAAGGATGTTCAAGGTAGTCTAGTTAAAAAATTAGGTTATATTCCATTGACTTCAATGAAGGTTGACCGTGGTGTTTCTGGTAAAATTACGACTTTGAAATAA
- the groES gene encoding co-chaperone GroES, with protein MLKPLGDRVILQQQAEEEQTIGGIVIANNAKEKPQSGKVVAVSDGRILDNGSKVAPSVKVGDQVLFDKYAGTEVKYEGSAYLVLHEKDIVAVED; from the coding sequence GTGTTAAAACCATTAGGTGATCGTGTCATCTTACAACAACAAGCAGAAGAAGAACAAACGATTGGTGGTATTGTTATTGCCAACAATGCTAAGGAAAAGCCACAAAGTGGTAAGGTTGTTGCTGTATCTGATGGCCGGATTTTAGATAACGGTTCAAAGGTTGCACCTAGCGTGAAAGTCGGCGATCAAGTATTGTTTGACAAGTACGCAGGTACTGAAGTTAAGTACGAAGGGTCAGCTTATCTAGTCTTACACGAAAAAGATATTGTCGCGGTTGAAGACTAA
- a CDS encoding redox-sensing transcriptional repressor Rex, with the protein MAETKIPRATAKRLPIYYRYLNILLDADKKRVSSTELSEAVKVDSATIRRDFSYFGALGKRGYGYDVEKLLAFFKKILNQDTLTNVALIGVGNLGHALLNFNFHKNSNVRISAAFDVNESIANTVQSGVPVYPMAELKKQLIEQQIEIAILTVPTSVVQDVTDELVDANVKGIMNFTPLRISVPETIRVQNVDLTNELQTLIYFIEHYGEQLGDKSAE; encoded by the coding sequence ATGGCAGAAACAAAAATTCCACGGGCAACGGCCAAGCGGTTACCGATATACTATCGGTATTTGAACATTTTATTAGATGCTGACAAGAAACGGGTTTCGTCAACGGAGCTGTCAGAAGCAGTTAAAGTTGATTCAGCTACGATTCGACGAGATTTTTCATATTTTGGGGCATTAGGCAAACGCGGGTATGGCTATGACGTTGAAAAGCTCTTGGCATTTTTCAAGAAAATTTTAAATCAAGACACGTTAACTAACGTCGCCTTGATTGGGGTCGGTAATTTGGGCCATGCGTTACTTAATTTTAATTTTCATAAAAATAGTAATGTCCGTATTTCAGCAGCTTTTGATGTCAACGAATCAATTGCCAATACGGTCCAAAGCGGCGTTCCCGTTTATCCGATGGCGGAATTAAAGAAACAATTAATTGAACAACAAATTGAAATTGCCATTTTAACGGTGCCAACTTCAGTCGTTCAAGACGTTACAGATGAACTGGTTGATGCTAACGTTAAAGGAATTATGAACTTTACCCCATTACGCATTTCAGTTCCCGAGACGATTCGGGTTCAAAATGTTGATTTAACGAATGAATTGCAAACCTTAATTTATTTTATTGAACATTATGGGGAACAACTTGGCGATAAATCAGCTGAATAA
- a CDS encoding APC family permease has product MWRYLKRLLIGKPLKTMDEGGQALTKFKALALLSSDALSSVAYGTEQITTVLITLSAAALMYQLYVAALVLILLFAITMSYRQIIKAYPSGGGAYVVASTNWGRPAGLVAGGSLLVDYMLTVAVSVTSGTEAITSAVPALVHYQVLISVLIVIAIMALNLRGMRESAAFLTFPVYFFIIMIVGMIMWGIMNIASGNLDYHASAAMGAPVQGMTLVLFFRAFSSGSSSLTGVEAISNAVPNFKRPKRRNAANTLAIMAIILAVFFGGITYLSYFLGIKPQAGNTVLSQIGAAVFGHGLFYYLLQLATALILAVAANTGFSAFPVLAYNLAKDKFLPHAYMDRGDRLGYSNGIISLAVGAIALIFIFHGKTTLLIPLYAVGVFVPFTLSQSGMIIHWLRERGQWWWIKAAVNLLGALISLVLVVFLFALHFGNVWPYLIVMPLLLYMFYRIHVHYNRVAAQLRVIAKEKAELHDYDGATVIVLVSNVTRVTAAAVNYARSIGDYVIAMHVSFDENPEKEHKTAAEFKSTFPDVRFVDIHSSYRSIATPTLRFCDVIAKRAAERNFSTTVLVPQFVPKKPWQNILHNQTSLRLRAVLNARENIIVSTYNYHLKE; this is encoded by the coding sequence ATGTGGCGTTATTTAAAACGGTTGCTAATTGGTAAACCGTTAAAAACCATGGATGAGGGTGGGCAAGCACTCACTAAGTTCAAGGCACTGGCGCTGCTGTCCTCAGACGCGCTTTCATCAGTGGCTTATGGTACTGAACAGATTACGACCGTCTTGATTACTTTGTCAGCGGCAGCTTTGATGTATCAATTATATGTGGCAGCTTTAGTTTTAATTTTGTTATTTGCTATTACGATGTCTTATCGCCAAATCATCAAAGCCTATCCATCTGGTGGTGGGGCTTATGTGGTTGCAAGTACGAACTGGGGGCGACCGGCGGGGTTAGTTGCTGGAGGTTCGTTGCTGGTTGATTATATGTTGACCGTGGCAGTTTCGGTAACTTCAGGGACCGAAGCCATTACGTCGGCGGTACCAGCGTTAGTGCATTACCAAGTTTTGATTTCAGTGTTAATTGTCATAGCTATTATGGCTTTAAATTTACGTGGAATGCGTGAATCTGCCGCCTTCTTAACTTTTCCCGTGTACTTCTTTATTATTATGATTGTTGGGATGATTATGTGGGGAATTATGAATATCGCTAGTGGTAACTTGGATTATCATGCGTCAGCAGCAATGGGGGCACCCGTGCAAGGCATGACCTTAGTGCTGTTCTTCCGTGCCTTTTCATCGGGGTCATCATCGTTAACTGGGGTGGAAGCCATTAGTAATGCGGTGCCTAACTTCAAACGACCAAAACGGCGTAACGCTGCGAATACTTTAGCCATTATGGCGATTATTTTGGCCGTTTTCTTTGGTGGGATTACTTACTTAAGTTATTTCTTGGGTATTAAACCACAGGCCGGTAATACGGTCTTATCACAAATTGGCGCTGCAGTATTTGGACATGGTTTGTTCTACTATTTGTTACAATTAGCAACGGCATTGATTTTAGCAGTTGCGGCAAATACTGGTTTTTCAGCTTTTCCGGTACTAGCTTACAATTTAGCCAAAGATAAGTTTTTGCCACATGCCTATATGGATCGTGGTGATCGATTAGGGTATTCCAATGGGATTATCTCCTTAGCGGTTGGCGCGATTGCGTTGATTTTTATTTTCCATGGCAAAACAACCTTACTGATTCCGCTATATGCGGTCGGGGTCTTTGTGCCATTCACCTTATCACAATCTGGCATGATTATTCACTGGCTACGAGAACGAGGTCAATGGTGGTGGATAAAGGCGGCAGTTAACTTGTTAGGTGCCTTAATTTCCTTAGTATTAGTTGTCTTTTTGTTTGCCTTACATTTTGGCAACGTCTGGCCTTACTTAATTGTGATGCCACTGTTACTGTATATGTTTTATCGGATTCATGTGCATTATAATCGCGTTGCTGCACAGTTACGGGTGATTGCCAAAGAAAAAGCGGAGTTGCATGATTACGATGGTGCAACCGTGATTGTTTTAGTTTCAAATGTGACACGAGTGACTGCTGCGGCTGTCAATTACGCTCGTTCAATTGGTGATTATGTGATTGCCATGCACGTGTCGTTTGATGAAAATCCGGAAAAAGAACATAAGACGGCGGCTGAGTTCAAGTCGACTTTTCCAGATGTTCGATTTGTGGATATTCATTCATCTTATCGATCCATTGCAACACCGACCTTACGTTTTTGCGATGTTATTGCAAAGCGGGCGGCCGAACGTAATTTTTCAACCACGGTTTTGGTCCCACAATTTGTACCGAAAAAGCCTTGGCAGAATATTTTGCATAACCAAACGAGTTTACGGTTACGGGCAGTTTTGAACGCGCGTGAAAATATTATTGTTTCAACGTATAATTATCACTTAAAAGAGTAA
- a CDS encoding DEAD/DEAH box helicase → MQANELYGRQLNLTVAQASDLPVNTQRLMSMQVTASLVQCQRCHSRLKRAWAQLPNQHYYCYQCLNLGRISTLTSLYHIPEPNDFPNRPKLTWTGTLTPQQTACAATIQAKFATHQRHLLWAVTGAGKTEMLFPGLAWALAQGLRVAVASPRVDVCLELYPRLQAAFASLDIALLHGRQTEPYRYCQLTVCTTHQLLRFRAAFDVLIIDEVDAFPFAANPRLTYAVTQALKSTGALLYLTATPSQALLRQVRQHQLSISYLPLRFHQHLLPVIKVTLRPNWWRQIQHGQLPTVLRRWLQEYAQTQRRFLLFVPRVSQLALVQAAVQQNIPELTGLTVHSTDPDRLAKVQQMRSATVQYLITTTILERGVTFPGIDVIVLGADDTIFSTAALVQIAGRVGRSKERPTGLVRFICSSYARPVKQAQRQIKQVNRKGRRLLNELSTVSTAVTP, encoded by the coding sequence ATGCAAGCGAATGAGTTATATGGTCGTCAGCTTAATTTAACGGTCGCTCAGGCTAGTGACTTACCAGTTAATACGCAACGTTTAATGAGTATGCAAGTGACGGCTAGCTTAGTCCAGTGTCAACGTTGTCATAGTCGATTAAAGCGTGCATGGGCTCAGTTACCTAATCAACACTATTATTGTTACCAGTGTTTAAATCTAGGCCGGATTAGCACCTTAACTTCACTGTATCACATTCCGGAACCCAATGACTTTCCTAATCGGCCTAAATTAACTTGGACGGGGACGTTAACTCCGCAACAAACTGCTTGTGCGGCAACTATTCAGGCTAAGTTTGCAACACACCAACGTCATTTACTTTGGGCAGTTACGGGGGCCGGCAAGACTGAAATGTTGTTTCCAGGGCTGGCTTGGGCATTAGCGCAAGGCCTGCGCGTTGCAGTGGCTTCACCACGGGTTGATGTTTGTTTGGAACTATATCCGCGGTTACAAGCGGCCTTTGCTAGCTTGGATATTGCTTTACTACATGGTCGTCAAACCGAGCCTTATCGGTATTGTCAATTGACCGTTTGTACCACGCATCAATTATTGCGATTTCGAGCGGCTTTTGATGTGTTAATTATTGATGAGGTAGATGCGTTTCCTTTTGCTGCTAATCCCCGGTTGACCTATGCCGTGACCCAAGCTTTAAAATCAACAGGAGCTTTATTATATCTGACGGCCACCCCTAGTCAAGCGTTGCTACGTCAAGTCCGGCAACATCAGTTAAGTATCAGTTATTTGCCACTACGGTTTCATCAGCATTTATTACCGGTCATTAAGGTCACCTTACGACCAAATTGGTGGCGCCAAATTCAACACGGCCAGTTACCAACGGTATTACGACGCTGGTTACAGGAATATGCGCAGACGCAGCGTCGATTTTTATTGTTTGTGCCGCGAGTCAGTCAATTGGCATTAGTCCAAGCGGCCGTGCAACAAAATATTCCGGAGTTGACCGGTTTAACGGTGCATTCTACTGATCCTGACCGGTTGGCGAAAGTTCAGCAGATGCGTTCGGCGACGGTACAATATTTAATTACGACGACGATTTTGGAACGTGGAGTGACGTTTCCTGGTATTGATGTGATTGTGTTAGGCGCCGATGATACGATTTTTTCAACGGCAGCGTTAGTTCAGATTGCGGGGCGTGTCGGTCGGTCAAAAGAGCGGCCGACTGGCTTAGTGCGTTTTATTTGTAGCAGCTATGCACGACCGGTCAAACAAGCCCAACGCCAAATTAAACAAGTTAATCGGAAAGGGCGGCGCCTACTAAATGAACTGTCTACTGTGTCAACGGCCGTTACACCCTAA
- the groL gene encoding chaperonin GroEL (60 kDa chaperone family; promotes refolding of misfolded polypeptides especially under stressful conditions; forms two stacked rings of heptamers to form a barrel-shaped 14mer; ends can be capped by GroES; misfolded proteins enter the barrel where they are refolded when GroES binds): MAKELKFSEDARSAMLKGVDQLANTVKSTLGPKGRNVVLEESYGSPTITNDGVTIAKAIELEDHFENMGAKLVSEVASKTNDIAGDGTTTATVLTQSIVNEGMKNVTAGANPVGIRRGIEAATKTAVDAMHSMAHEVKTQEDIAQIAAVSSASQETGKLIAEAMEKVGHDGVITIEESRGVDTSLDVVEGMQFDRGYLSQYMVTDNDKMEADLDNPYILITDKKISNIQDVLPLLQSIVEQGKPLLIIADDISGEALPTLVLNKMRGTFNVVAVKAPGFGDRRKEQLQDIAVLTGGTVITDDLGLELKDATIDQLGQANKVTVTKDNTTIVEGAGDKDAISERVEFIRNQIAETTSDFDKEKLQERLAKLAGGVAVVRVGAATETELKERKYRIEDALNATRAAVEEGFVPGGGTVFVNVIKAVDALKETGDIQTGINIVKRALEEPVRQIAENAGLEGSVIVEKLKEQKPGVGFNAATNEWGDMIAAGIVDPTKVSRSALQNAASVSALLLTTEAVVAEKPAPEAPAAPAAPNPGMGGMM, from the coding sequence ATGGCTAAAGAATTAAAATTCTCTGAAGACGCACGTTCAGCAATGCTCAAAGGTGTTGACCAATTAGCTAACACCGTTAAATCAACTTTAGGTCCTAAGGGTCGTAATGTTGTATTGGAAGAATCATACGGCTCACCAACCATCACTAATGATGGGGTGACGATTGCTAAGGCAATTGAACTTGAAGATCATTTTGAAAATATGGGTGCTAAGTTAGTTTCTGAAGTCGCTTCAAAAACTAACGATATTGCCGGTGATGGGACTACTACTGCAACGGTATTGACGCAATCAATCGTCAACGAAGGCATGAAGAACGTTACTGCTGGGGCTAACCCAGTTGGGATTCGGCGCGGGATTGAAGCCGCAACGAAGACTGCCGTTGACGCCATGCATTCAATGGCCCATGAAGTTAAGACGCAAGAAGATATCGCTCAAATCGCAGCCGTTTCATCAGCTAGCCAAGAAACGGGTAAGTTGATTGCGGAAGCGATGGAAAAAGTTGGTCATGATGGCGTTATCACTATTGAAGAATCACGTGGTGTTGATACTAGCTTGGACGTGGTTGAAGGAATGCAATTTGATCGTGGTTACCTATCACAATACATGGTTACCGATAACGATAAAATGGAAGCTGATTTAGACAATCCTTACATTTTAATTACCGATAAGAAGATTTCTAACATCCAAGATGTTTTGCCATTACTACAATCAATTGTTGAACAAGGCAAGCCATTGTTAATTATTGCCGATGACATTTCTGGCGAAGCTTTACCAACTTTGGTATTAAACAAAATGCGTGGGACTTTCAACGTTGTTGCGGTTAAAGCACCTGGCTTTGGCGATCGTCGTAAGGAACAATTACAAGATATCGCGGTATTAACTGGTGGGACTGTCATCACTGATGACTTGGGCCTTGAATTGAAAGATGCTACTATCGATCAATTAGGTCAAGCTAACAAAGTAACAGTTACCAAAGATAACACGACTATCGTTGAAGGTGCTGGCGATAAAGATGCCATCAGCGAACGAGTTGAATTTATCCGTAACCAAATTGCTGAAACCACTTCTGATTTCGACAAAGAAAAATTACAAGAACGTTTAGCTAAATTAGCTGGCGGGGTTGCCGTTGTCCGTGTTGGGGCCGCAACTGAAACTGAATTAAAAGAACGTAAGTACCGGATTGAAGATGCCTTGAATGCGACCCGTGCGGCTGTTGAAGAAGGCTTCGTACCTGGTGGTGGGACTGTCTTCGTTAACGTTATCAAAGCGGTTGATGCTTTGAAAGAAACCGGCGATATTCAAACTGGGATTAACATTGTTAAGCGTGCACTTGAAGAACCAGTACGGCAAATTGCTGAAAATGCTGGTTTAGAAGGCTCAGTTATCGTTGAAAAGCTTAAGGAACAAAAACCAGGCGTTGGGTTCAATGCTGCAACCAACGAATGGGGCGACATGATTGCTGCCGGAATCGTGGATCCAACCAAGGTTTCTCGTTCAGCATTACAAAATGCTGCTTCAGTTTCAGCGTTATTATTAACGACTGAAGCCGTTGTTGCTGAAAAACCAGCTCCAGAAGCACCCGCAGCACCTGCAGCACCAAACCCAGGCATGGGCGGTATGATGTAA
- a CDS encoding YigZ family protein, which yields MTVPYYTIAHDFIFEQTIKKSRFIVHLYRLTDETMVQAKLATVRAENPKANHHCFAYLLGADDHIQRMSDDGEPVGTAGVPILEALKLNQVHDVLAIVTRYFGGIKLGAGGLIRAYNGTPAQAIQQVGKVQRILQTKLIIKIGYHQLDRLNHYLSQQQLVTLTTDYGVGISLTIAVDTAQLATTQAALTNLLSGQVTLTTQGEQFNEVPVKMT from the coding sequence TTGACCGTGCCATATTACACGATTGCTCATGATTTTATTTTTGAACAAACGATTAAAAAATCACGTTTTATTGTTCATCTTTATCGGCTAACGGATGAAACCATGGTTCAAGCTAAGCTAGCCACTGTGCGCGCTGAAAATCCCAAAGCCAACCACCATTGCTTTGCCTATCTGCTCGGCGCCGATGACCATATTCAACGCATGAGTGATGATGGTGAACCAGTTGGGACGGCTGGAGTCCCAATTTTAGAAGCTTTGAAGCTAAATCAGGTCCATGATGTTTTAGCTATTGTCACCCGTTACTTTGGTGGTATTAAATTGGGCGCTGGTGGCCTAATTCGAGCCTACAATGGGACTCCTGCACAAGCCATTCAACAGGTTGGCAAAGTACAACGAATTTTACAAACTAAGTTAATCATTAAAATTGGCTACCATCAGCTAGATCGCCTTAATCATTATCTCAGTCAACAACAGTTAGTTACGCTCACGACAGATTACGGCGTTGGCATTAGCTTGACCATTGCCGTTGACACTGCTCAGTTAGCGACGACACAGGCGGCCCTCACTAACTTATTAAGTGGCCAAGTCACTTTGACGACGCAAGGTGAACAATTTAACGAAGTTCCCGTTAAAATGACCTAA
- a CDS encoding CPBP family intramembrane glutamic endopeptidase: protein MANRRQSLTVLIVYFIIYALPTLLAQGFHQLGSWIFLIQTLDYLLGAIILGWLAWRTKTPNAVEQHPKNWVSTVLWGIIGVVLVLVGQVVILRLTQLLGQSTASANTNTLLTIGQKYPFFLLAVLVGAPIMEEIVFRKVIFGNLTTVTGTVGAAVISSLLFSFAHADGHLILYAFIGLLFCWLYRHTGRIQTSMIAHILMNVVAVLPLFLT, encoded by the coding sequence ATGGCTAATCGCCGCCAATCGCTGACAGTTTTAATCGTCTATTTTATCATCTATGCCCTACCTACTTTATTAGCCCAAGGATTCCATCAACTTGGATCTTGGATTTTCTTAATTCAAACTTTAGATTACTTACTTGGCGCTATCATTTTAGGATGGCTCGCTTGGCGAACTAAAACGCCAAATGCCGTCGAACAGCACCCTAAAAATTGGGTCAGTACGGTTTTATGGGGAATTATCGGCGTTGTCTTAGTGCTTGTCGGTCAAGTCGTTATTTTACGCTTGACGCAACTACTCGGCCAGTCAACGGCCTCGGCCAATACCAATACGTTACTCACAATTGGTCAGAAATACCCCTTCTTCTTACTGGCAGTGCTCGTTGGAGCGCCAATTATGGAAGAAATCGTCTTTCGTAAAGTTATTTTCGGTAACCTAACGACCGTTACTGGAACAGTCGGTGCTGCGGTTATTTCTAGTTTGTTATTTAGTTTTGCTCATGCGGACGGTCATTTAATTTTATATGCCTTTATCGGCCTCCTCTTTTGTTGGCTATACCGGCATACTGGTCGTATTCAGACATCGATGATTGCCCATATTTTAATGAACGTTGTCGCAGTTTTACCCTTATTTTTAACTTAA
- a CDS encoding glycosyltransferase family 4 protein, translating to MIKFEILVCLMATMMISAILTPFVRKLAFKIGAVDKPNSRRVNKISMPTMGGLAIFIAYTIGTTMLYLMHQFPSRLFFALLGGEVIILATGIIDDIFELKPRQKMLGITLAALEVYFIGGIKMTTFTFPFIGLIHFHWMSLPITLLWILAITNAINLIDGLDGLATGVSIIALSTTGVIGFFFLNANTFVSLLIFTLVAAMLGFLPYNFFPARIYLGDTGSLFIGFMTAVFSLFGLKNVTLISVGIPVMILGVPITDTVYAMIRRILNKKPISQADKHHLHHRLMQLGLTHRQTVMVIYGIALIFSFISLLYPISSIGGSVLLTIGLLLGLELFVEAIGLAGDHRQPLLNWIKRTVARFTSKSNH from the coding sequence ATGATTAAATTTGAAATCTTAGTCTGTTTAATGGCGACAATGATGATCTCGGCCATCTTAACGCCGTTTGTGCGAAAACTTGCGTTTAAAATTGGGGCAGTCGATAAACCTAATAGTCGCCGAGTCAATAAAATTTCAATGCCAACGATGGGTGGGCTTGCCATTTTTATTGCTTATACCATTGGGACCACCATGCTCTATTTAATGCATCAATTTCCAAGTCGCTTGTTTTTTGCATTATTGGGTGGCGAAGTGATTATTTTAGCAACTGGGATTATTGATGATATTTTTGAATTAAAGCCGCGTCAAAAGATGTTAGGAATTACGCTAGCGGCCTTAGAAGTTTACTTCATTGGTGGCATTAAGATGACAACGTTTACGTTCCCGTTTATTGGTTTAATTCACTTTCATTGGATGAGTTTGCCAATTACGCTATTGTGGATTTTAGCCATTACGAATGCGATTAATTTAATTGATGGCTTGGATGGGTTAGCAACCGGGGTTTCAATTATTGCTTTGAGTACTACTGGGGTGATTGGTTTCTTTTTCTTAAACGCCAACACGTTTGTTTCCCTATTGATTTTTACATTAGTGGCGGCAATGCTGGGCTTTTTACCTTACAATTTTTTCCCAGCCCGCATTTATTTAGGGGATACAGGATCGTTGTTCATCGGCTTTATGACGGCTGTGTTCTCACTATTTGGTCTAAAAAATGTCACGTTGATTTCAGTTGGGATTCCAGTAATGATTTTAGGGGTCCCCATTACGGATACAGTTTATGCGATGATTCGCCGGATTTTAAACAAAAAGCCAATCTCGCAGGCCGATAAGCATCATCTCCACCATCGGTTAATGCAATTAGGATTAACTCATCGGCAAACCGTCATGGTGATTTATGGGATTGCCTTGATCTTTTCGTTTATTTCGTTGCTTTACCCGATTTCGTCAATTGGCGGATCGGTTTTACTAACGATTGGGTTATTGTTGGGACTGGAACTGTTTGTTGAAGCGATTGGTCTGGCCGGGGATCATCGGCAGCCCTTACTCAATTGGATCAAACGAACAGTGGCACGCTTTACGTCTAAGAGTAATCATTAA